One Roseimaritima multifibrata DNA window includes the following coding sequences:
- the guaB gene encoding IMP dehydrogenase, whose translation MAIENGLISMQGITFDDVLLQPQYSEVMPSEVDVSTRLTNRIRLKIPFVSSPMDTVTEAQMAIALAKEGGFGIIHKNLSIDEQTKEVLKVKRSANGIIVNPVVLHPEEQVSRAAELMEQQNVSGIPIVNRDRTLAGILTRRDLRFLESPGLLISEIMTKENLVTAVGNVTLEEAERILTDKKVEKLLLIDEERKLTGLITIRDIDMMKRYPNACKDGLGRLRVGAAIGVFDFERAESLIQQGVDLLVVDSAHGHSKNVIETVREIKKRNNWDIDVVAGNIATAEGAKDLIDAGADAIKVGIGPGSICTTRVISGVGVPQISAIASAVSVADKRNIPVIADGGIRFSGDVTKAIAAGASTVMIGSLFAGLTESPGKMILYQGRTFKSYRGMGSIGAMVQGSSDRYRQADTKAGKLVPEGVEGRVPFKGPLGDYVYQLVGGLRAGMGYVGTKTIEELRKDAHFIQVSAATVRENHPHDIAITQEAPNYSPDVSSGETL comes from the coding sequence ATGGCTATCGAAAACGGCTTGATTTCTATGCAAGGAATCACTTTTGATGACGTCCTCTTGCAACCGCAATATAGCGAAGTGATGCCGTCCGAAGTGGACGTAAGTACACGCCTGACGAACCGTATTCGGCTGAAGATCCCATTCGTCAGTTCCCCGATGGACACGGTCACCGAAGCTCAGATGGCAATCGCCCTCGCCAAAGAAGGTGGATTTGGGATCATCCACAAAAATCTCTCCATCGACGAGCAGACCAAAGAGGTCCTCAAGGTAAAGCGAAGTGCAAACGGGATCATCGTCAATCCCGTCGTCCTGCACCCTGAGGAACAGGTCAGCCGAGCCGCCGAGCTGATGGAGCAGCAGAACGTGTCGGGAATCCCGATCGTCAACCGCGACCGGACGCTTGCCGGGATCCTCACGCGACGCGATTTGCGGTTCCTGGAATCGCCCGGTCTGCTCATTTCCGAAATTATGACCAAAGAAAATTTGGTCACCGCAGTAGGAAATGTAACGCTTGAGGAAGCTGAGCGGATTTTAACGGATAAAAAGGTGGAGAAGCTTTTACTGATTGACGAAGAAAGAAAACTGACGGGACTGATTACGATTCGCGACATCGACATGATGAAGCGATATCCGAATGCTTGCAAAGACGGCCTTGGTCGTCTGCGTGTTGGAGCGGCAATCGGAGTCTTTGATTTTGAGCGAGCCGAAAGCCTGATTCAACAAGGTGTTGACCTGCTGGTAGTCGATTCCGCTCACGGTCATTCGAAGAACGTGATCGAAACCGTCCGAGAGATCAAGAAAAGGAACAACTGGGACATCGACGTTGTTGCGGGGAATATCGCGACGGCCGAAGGTGCCAAGGACCTGATTGATGCGGGAGCCGACGCTATCAAAGTTGGCATCGGGCCCGGATCGATTTGTACCACTCGCGTCATCAGTGGCGTGGGAGTCCCCCAGATTAGCGCTATCGCCTCGGCGGTCAGCGTTGCAGATAAGCGAAATATCCCGGTCATCGCCGACGGTGGAATTCGCTTTAGCGGAGACGTTACCAAAGCCATTGCAGCAGGTGCCAGCACGGTCATGATCGGCAGTTTATTTGCCGGCCTAACCGAAAGCCCTGGCAAGATGATCCTTTACCAAGGACGGACCTTCAAGTCTTACCGAGGGATGGGATCGATTGGTGCGATGGTGCAAGGAAGCAGCGATCGATACCGACAGGCTGACACGAAAGCGGGGAAATTGGTTCCCGAAGGTGTCGAGGGTCGAGTACCGTTCAAAGGTCCTCTCGGGGACTACGTTTACCAACTGGTAGGCGGGCTGCGAGCTGGCATGGGATACGTTGGAACTAAGACAATTGAAGAATTGCGTAAGGACGCGCATTTCATCCAAGTTTCGGCGGCTACGGTTCGGGAGAATCACCCGCATGACATCGCGATCACTCAAGAAGCGCCTAACTACAGTCCCGACGTCTCTAGCGGGGAAACCCTCTAG
- a CDS encoding sugar phosphate isomerase/epimerase family protein, protein MKSCVTISLVEEARGGPFVLWDGLRAGCELAARMGFDAVEIFAPGPDAVDRDELRTLLDDNGLDLAAVGTGAGWVKHRLQLADAAAEKRRQAIDFVRTMIDFGGPFGAFAIIGSMQGRYDAEVDQPTARGYLAEALEELGEHATQYKVPLVYEPLNRYETNQVNTIAQGVDLLEQLSTDNVELLADLFHMHIEERDVAQALKDGDPHIGHIHFVDSNRRPVGEGHMNFIPIIEALREIQFEGYLSAEAFPYPTPEAAAEQTMRAYDYWTGSTLSSR, encoded by the coding sequence ATGAAGTCCTGTGTCACAATTAGCTTGGTTGAAGAAGCACGCGGCGGTCCGTTTGTCCTCTGGGACGGATTACGAGCCGGCTGTGAACTCGCTGCACGAATGGGGTTCGATGCTGTCGAGATCTTCGCGCCGGGGCCTGACGCCGTCGATCGCGACGAATTACGCACGCTGCTGGATGACAATGGTTTGGATCTTGCCGCGGTTGGTACGGGCGCCGGATGGGTGAAGCATCGCCTTCAGCTGGCCGACGCAGCGGCCGAAAAAAGACGTCAAGCAATCGATTTCGTACGCACCATGATCGATTTCGGAGGCCCGTTCGGCGCTTTTGCGATCATCGGTTCGATGCAGGGACGGTACGACGCCGAAGTCGACCAGCCGACGGCCAGGGGCTATTTGGCCGAAGCGTTGGAAGAGCTGGGAGAGCACGCGACCCAGTACAAAGTCCCTCTGGTTTACGAACCGTTGAACCGCTACGAAACCAATCAGGTCAACACGATCGCCCAAGGCGTCGACCTGCTCGAGCAATTGTCGACGGACAATGTGGAACTGTTGGCGGACCTCTTTCACATGCATATCGAAGAGCGTGATGTCGCTCAGGCCCTAAAAGATGGCGACCCACATATCGGTCACATCCATTTTGTCGATAGCAACCGGCGGCCCGTCGGCGAAGGGCACATGAATTTCATCCCGATCATCGAAGCCTTGCGGGAAATCCAGTTTGAGGGATATCTCTCCGCAGAAGCGTTCCCCTATCCAACGCCAGAAGCCGCTGCAGAGCAGACGATGCGAGCCTACGACTACTGGACCGGCAGTACGCTGTCGTCGCGGTAG
- the thiC gene encoding phosphomethylpyrimidine synthase ThiC, with amino-acid sequence MAQTQILAARQGEVTPEMEFVAGREDLPVETILEEVAAGRMVIPANKVHLQGVLEPMAIGIAAKCKINANIGNSAVTSNEGEELEKLHTAVHFGADTVMDLSTGKDIDSIRRKIIDASPVPIGTVPIYQMLEELGGNIEDMRPQHFMDMIEHQAKQGVDYMTVHCGVKLEHLHLSVNRVTGIVSRGGSLIAKWMMSHNKQNPLYDSFDDLCDIMKQYDVTWSLGDGMRPGSIADASDAAQFAELDVLGELTKRGQDRGTQVMVEGPGHIPMDQIQMNIEKQIEVCNGAPFYVLGPLVTDIAPGYDHMTSSIGAAMAGWYGAAMLCYVTPKEHLGLPNREDVKQGVIAYKISAHAADVARGRKGAQDRDDALSRARFAFDWNEQFRLSLDPETAKAYHDETLPQDTFKSAHFCSMCGPKYCSMKITEDIRKMAAEKQLVELPETP; translated from the coding sequence ATGGCCCAAACCCAAATCCTGGCCGCTCGCCAAGGTGAAGTCACCCCCGAAATGGAATTCGTTGCCGGGCGTGAAGACCTGCCTGTCGAAACGATTCTTGAAGAAGTGGCAGCAGGCCGGATGGTCATTCCTGCCAACAAAGTTCACCTGCAGGGTGTCCTTGAGCCCATGGCGATCGGGATCGCGGCGAAATGCAAAATCAACGCGAACATCGGTAACAGTGCCGTTACCAGTAACGAAGGCGAAGAATTAGAAAAACTGCACACCGCTGTCCACTTCGGCGCCGACACGGTCATGGACCTGTCGACCGGCAAAGACATCGACAGCATTCGCCGCAAAATCATTGACGCCAGCCCCGTGCCGATCGGAACCGTTCCGATCTACCAAATGCTGGAAGAACTGGGCGGCAACATTGAAGACATGCGTCCGCAACACTTCATGGACATGATCGAACACCAAGCGAAGCAAGGTGTCGACTACATGACCGTTCACTGCGGTGTCAAACTGGAACACCTGCACCTAAGCGTGAACCGAGTAACCGGTATCGTCAGCCGCGGCGGATCGTTGATCGCCAAATGGATGATGTCCCACAACAAACAGAACCCGCTTTACGATTCGTTTGACGATTTGTGCGACATCATGAAGCAGTACGACGTCACTTGGTCGCTTGGTGACGGAATGCGTCCCGGGTCGATCGCCGATGCGTCGGATGCGGCTCAGTTCGCCGAACTGGACGTCTTGGGCGAACTAACGAAACGAGGCCAAGACCGCGGAACGCAGGTGATGGTCGAAGGTCCCGGGCACATCCCAATGGACCAGATTCAGATGAACATCGAAAAGCAGATCGAAGTCTGCAACGGTGCTCCGTTCTACGTCCTTGGACCATTGGTCACCGACATTGCACCTGGTTATGACCACATGACCAGCAGCATCGGCGCCGCGATGGCGGGTTGGTACGGAGCCGCCATGCTCTGCTACGTCACGCCCAAAGAGCACCTCGGACTGCCCAACCGCGAAGACGTCAAGCAAGGGGTGATCGCCTACAAGATTTCGGCACACGCCGCCGACGTCGCTCGAGGCCGTAAAGGCGCACAAGATCGTGACGACGCCCTTTCACGAGCTCGCTTCGCATTCGATTGGAACGAACAGTTTCGGCTTTCCCTCGATCCGGAAACCGCCAAAGCGTACCACGACGAAACGCTGCCCCAGGACACCTTCAAAAGTGCTCACTTCTGCAGCATGTGCGGACCGAAGTACTGCTCGATGAAAATCACCGAAGACATCCGCAAGATGGCTGCTGAAAAGCAACTGGTGGAATTGCCAGAAACCCCGTAG
- a CDS encoding SLC13 family permease, with translation MDWEAWFSIAIAVLLLAGLSFRIASTDLVAVTCLAILVVVSNLSGSNKLPTSTEAMAGFGNPALLTVGLLFAVVAGLEFTGGTQLATGWLLRRAKGLLDGQIRLLVPVAFLSGFLNNTPLVAALMPVVSDLSKRTGVSTSRFLLPLSYAAILGGMCTLFGTSTNLLVFKLYQAKGGTDLHFFSPGWVGVPATILGVLYILVFTKRLLPQRRSAVSTQDDPRQYTVEMTVTADGPLVSKSIEDAGLRHLPGLYLVEIQRRGEILPAVAPTEKLHANDLLILVGALDSVVDLRKIRGLVPATDQMRKLDAPAWQRQLVETVVSPRCPLVGKSIREGKFRTRYRAAVIAVARGDQRVPGKLGDVVLDAGDVLLLEAPQSFLREHRNSNDFFLVSQVIGGEILRPERAWLSLFILLGMVLCAATQVVDILTAALVAAITMVVTRCCTMGEARRSIDGSILVVIGAAIGIGLAMDTSGAAAEIAKSMLALANRNPFATLAILYLATMICTESITNNAAALLMFPIAWNASVGLGYDPTPYIVAIMIAASASFVTPFGYQTNLMVYGAGGYRVSDYIRFGMPLNLVVFATTMIVIPICWDIKAPLPPNVPPAVVAGDVQPANMDGDVGLLNP, from the coding sequence TTGGACTGGGAAGCTTGGTTTTCGATCGCGATTGCCGTCTTGTTACTTGCAGGACTATCGTTCCGCATTGCGTCCACCGATCTGGTGGCCGTCACTTGTCTGGCGATATTGGTTGTCGTTTCCAACCTAAGCGGATCCAATAAACTGCCGACGTCGACCGAGGCGATGGCCGGATTCGGCAATCCCGCCCTGCTAACGGTTGGGCTGTTATTCGCGGTTGTAGCGGGACTGGAATTCACCGGGGGGACACAGCTTGCCACCGGATGGTTATTACGCCGAGCCAAAGGGTTACTGGATGGCCAGATCCGTTTATTAGTCCCCGTCGCGTTTTTAAGTGGTTTCCTTAACAACACCCCGCTTGTCGCTGCACTGATGCCGGTTGTTAGTGACCTAAGCAAACGAACAGGAGTCAGCACCAGCCGGTTCTTACTACCCCTCTCATACGCAGCGATTTTGGGTGGGATGTGCACGCTGTTTGGAACCAGCACCAACCTGCTGGTTTTTAAACTGTACCAAGCCAAGGGTGGGACCGACCTGCACTTCTTTTCGCCCGGTTGGGTCGGAGTCCCGGCGACGATTTTAGGGGTCCTATACATCCTGGTTTTCACCAAACGTTTGCTCCCCCAACGACGTTCGGCCGTCAGTACCCAGGACGACCCACGGCAGTACACCGTGGAAATGACGGTGACCGCCGACGGGCCTTTGGTTTCAAAATCAATCGAAGATGCCGGGCTGCGACACCTGCCGGGGCTTTACCTGGTCGAGATTCAACGTCGCGGCGAGATCCTTCCCGCAGTGGCCCCGACAGAAAAACTGCATGCGAACGATTTATTGATCTTGGTCGGGGCCCTCGATTCGGTCGTCGACCTTCGCAAGATTCGTGGTTTGGTGCCAGCGACGGACCAGATGCGGAAACTGGATGCGCCCGCCTGGCAACGCCAACTGGTCGAAACCGTTGTCAGCCCACGCTGCCCGCTGGTTGGCAAATCGATTCGCGAAGGCAAATTCCGTACGCGTTATCGAGCCGCCGTGATCGCGGTTGCTCGAGGCGACCAGCGGGTCCCCGGCAAACTGGGTGACGTCGTTCTCGATGCGGGGGATGTGTTGCTGCTGGAAGCGCCTCAATCGTTCTTGCGTGAGCACCGCAATTCCAACGATTTCTTTTTAGTCAGCCAAGTCATCGGTGGCGAAATCCTGCGTCCCGAGCGGGCGTGGTTGTCGCTGTTCATCCTGCTGGGAATGGTCCTATGTGCCGCGACTCAAGTCGTTGACATCCTGACCGCAGCACTGGTCGCCGCGATCACCATGGTCGTCACACGATGCTGCACGATGGGCGAGGCCCGCCGAAGCATCGATGGTTCGATTTTGGTTGTCATCGGAGCGGCCATCGGGATCGGGCTGGCCATGGACACAAGCGGCGCGGCTGCTGAGATCGCGAAGAGTATGTTGGCATTGGCGAACCGGAACCCTTTCGCGACCCTGGCGATCCTTTATCTGGCAACGATGATCTGCACTGAATCGATTACCAACAACGCAGCCGCTCTGCTGATGTTCCCGATCGCCTGGAACGCTTCGGTAGGCCTGGGTTACGACCCGACCCCTTATATCGTGGCAATCATGATCGCCGCCTCCGCCAGTTTCGTCACGCCCTTTGGGTATCAGACCAACCTGATGGTTTATGGGGCGGGTGGGTATCGGGTGAGCGATTACATCCGGTTTGGTATGCCTCTGAACTTGGTTGTGTTCGCCACCACGATGATCGTGATCCCCATTTGCTGGGACATTAAGGCTCCCCTGCCACCCAACGTCCCCCCCGCAGTGGTAGCCGGGGACGTTCAGCCTGCGAACATGGATGGCGACGTTGGATTGCTGAATCCGTAA
- a CDS encoding DUF3311 domain-containing protein, with the protein MSSNRTGPLVIAVLVLVLLIVHQDNWNWNDGTLVFGFIPIGLFYHACLSLAATATWLLATKIAWPVELIEETRAALEEQAQEESKDA; encoded by the coding sequence ATGTCTTCCAATCGTACTGGCCCGCTGGTCATTGCTGTTTTGGTTCTGGTATTACTGATTGTGCATCAGGATAACTGGAACTGGAACGACGGCACCCTGGTTTTTGGGTTTATCCCAATCGGACTTTTTTACCATGCCTGCCTATCTCTCGCGGCAACCGCAACTTGGCTGTTAGCAACCAAAATTGCTTGGCCAGTGGAGTTGATCGAAGAGACGCGTGCGGCTTTGGAAGAACAAGCACAGGAGGAGAGCAAAGATGCCTGA